Below is a window of Neodiprion virginianus isolate iyNeoVirg1 chromosome 4, iyNeoVirg1.1, whole genome shotgun sequence DNA.
cacaaattcgatcacaacTGCCTCTCCATAAtcccacaaaaaaaaagaagaaagcaaCAATTATTCAGCAAATTGTAGTAAGTATAGAATTGAAATACCTATTTAAAATTCTGTTTATAAAATGGATTTACTGGACTTTGCATCGGACTGGGTTTGAGTACGCCCACAGAAGGCTTTCGGTTGGCGTCAAAAGGTATGGCAGGGCTTTTTTTCAACTGAAGCCTATAATCCGACGTGTGCTGAGCTGTATTTTTCTGAAGAtctattttcactttctttttgGAAGAGGAcgacgaaagatttttgatTGCTTGTGTTTCTGGTGTGGTGAAACTGGTTGCATTATTGGTGGAAATCCGTGTGCTCTGTAatttaataacaaaaacaatGATAAGACTTCACAATATTATTTCGGAATCGGATGAAACACGCGATTTATTTCGTTCTTATGAAGCAAACTTACAGACTGTTTTATTGACTCCTTTTTCCTCACTGGTGTCAACCAGGATAATGCCCTGTTCGGTTGTGACTTTTTGACTGATTTTGAATTATCCTGTAAACTAGTAGTTGGAACACGAAGATTTGATATTGACGGTGACGTTGAACTAATATCCGCTGAAACGCTCCAATTCCCCTCAGAACTGTATCTCTTTACTTTCTTTAATCCATTCTTGATAAGAGATTTCTTTATTAGCGTAGAAGGCTCAGGATTGGATAATTTGCCATCATCCTTAAGAGGCTTGTGTTTGGTAATTTTACTCGCGTTTTGAATACTCTTATTTGCATCGGACGAGTCACCATTTTGCAGAGATGGTTTTTTTACCcctttcaactttttcttttttggagTGTCGGTAATTGTGGTTACATCTCCGTCATCTCTTATCTTTGcacttcttttcctttttttagaAGATTCTACTGCATTTGACTTTACTTTGCGAGGGCTAGCTTCGACGCTTTCATACTCTGATATGTGCTCCACTGATGTGCTCTTTTTTGCATTTCGTTTCTTCGCCTTGGTAGCATTTTCagactttatttttttgatttcgaaATCAGAATCTTGCTCGGAATTTGGATCCTCTTCTATCACTTCGctagtttttttcttacgtttaCGTCTGATAGTATCAGAATAAagtttttgttcaaacttCAATAATCTCCATGCTGCACTCTTTGAACTAGTTTCAGATTTGGAACCCTCGtgaattttcactttcttaaTACCTAATGGCATGTTGCCTTCAGACAACTCATTATACCTATAAGAgtgcaaattatttattttaatgcTAATTATCATATTCAggtttattttcatattttaaaataaggTGAGTCCAAAATGGgatgacaaatttttaacattacataaaaaaatatcgtttagGGAAGTAATAAGATATGTGcataattcataaaaaatttctcctaGAAAAATACtaacgaaaaaaatcatatttacTTACTCTTTAGCTACCCTAACTATTTGCCGTCGAGACTTTGTTGTAGACGACGGATGAAATCTGTAGTTCATAACCATATCAGCAATGGCTTTACCATTAACTGGTAATTGTGGTAAATCAACATCGACTCTTCCAGCTCGCGGATCCAATGGTCTTTCCTCTATATTATCAATCTGATGATCATCATCAAAATCACTTTTCTGTTCGTTATCATCTTCATCAGGTTCATCTTCGTCAGATTCatcttcttctactttttgCATTGATTCAATGTCTCCATCAGGAAAACCTGCCTAATTGTTTAAATGCGGAAGAAAATTCCATTAAAACTACATGCATCGATATCATATAGGCATATTCcaacaaaattcaatatctGCACACATACGTGTCTCCAAGCTTCGAACTTTTCCATGTAATCCAAGCCGGGATCGGATTGAAAAATTAGGTACCTAAAAACGTGTTTCATGACATGCCGTATTTCTCTTTCGTCGTTCATAGTTGCCAAGTGCACTGCAAAGGGCCTGACAAATTCTACGACAACATCTTCTGGTACATCGCCTCCACTCACCTATCAAATATATCGGATTGATACTTGAATCAACATCACAGAtcgtaaattgaataaatataaatctaaGTCGACACCAATATGAATAGTCTTTCTCAACAAACCAATATGGATTGTTCACTAACACTTTCTTTCATTGGAACACTTTCATTTTCGTATTCCTCAGAGTTTTTCAAgatatttgacaattttagAGAACACACATAGTCGTTACATACCTTTGCCAATTCTTCCATGTACAATTCAGTTACATGCAAACTAAAACCTATGGTAGCttttgattttactaaaaGATCTTCAATTATCTTTGTAACTCCATTAACCCAATCCCGATTCCATAGTTTCTTTTTacacatttcaaaagtttgtCGAATGATTCTTCGTACCAACtgtaagaaaaacaaaaggaatAACAACTCTTGTACATCGGTATGGACAGGACCGTTTTTTGCACTTACAAAGAAACCTACCATTTGGAATTTGTCTAATCTGTACTGATCAATTCCAAACCATTCAGTTGCAAGAGACAGTAAGGTACATTTAATATAAAGCAGAGCAGTATCTTTATTATTGAAACAATGTACGAGTTTACTAAGCGACTCTGCTAGCTCTTCTTGAATCAATGGTTTATCCGACATCCACATGCAGTAATAGAGGCCCTTCCACAACCTCATGAAATCTTGTTCCTCGAAGGCtgtaaatattgaatattaaCTGTTGGGGTAGTACAATTTTACCCGAGCAAATCTAAATCTTTGGAGACCTTGAGATTTGAAGAAAGGTTCATTCAAAatgcaaatatttataaattcttaCCAAAGGTGCTCTCGGATCGCACAGTTAACCATTTTCTTAGGTTCTTCAGCACCTTGTCTCTAACTTTTTTGTCATTACCAGCAAGTAGTTtggcaaattttatttcatgagCAATGACCAaggtttttttgttcttcgcTGACTTTTGTACTTCGTTCTTCTGCggttttctatttttgaacTCCTGCACGAAACGTTTGATTTTCGGCAACACGTGCTTCGGTTTcctctgtatttttttcac
It encodes the following:
- the LOC124301861 gene encoding ribosomal RNA processing protein 1 homolog yields the protein MSVKKIQRKPKHVLPKIKRFVQEFKNRKPQKNEVQKSAKNKKTLVIAHEIKFAKLLAGNDKKVRDKVLKNLRKWLTVRSESTFAFEEQDFMRLWKGLYYCMWMSDKPLIQEELAESLSKLVHCFNNKDTALLYIKCTLLSLATEWFGIDQYRLDKFQMLVRRIIRQTFEMCKKKLWNRDWVNGVTKIIEDLLVKSKATIGFSLHVTELYMEELAKVSGGDVPEDVVVEFVRPFAVHLATMNDEREIRHVMKHVFRYLIFQSDPGLDYMEKFEAWRHAGFPDGDIESMQKVEEDESDEDEPDEDDNEQKSDFDDDHQIDNIEERPLDPRAGRVDVDLPQLPVNGKAIADMVMNYRFHPSSTTKSRRQIVRVAKEYNELSEGNMPLGIKKVKIHEGSKSETSSKSAAWRLLKFEQKLYSDTIRRKRKKKTSEVIEEDPNSEQDSDFEIKKIKSENATKAKKRNAKKSTSVEHISEYESVEASPRKVKSNAVESSKKRKRSAKIRDDGDVTTITDTPKKKKLKGVKKPSLQNGDSSDANKSIQNASKITKHKPLKDDGKLSNPEPSTLIKKSLIKNGLKKVKRYSSEGNWSVSADISSTSPSISNLRVPTTSLQDNSKSVKKSQPNRALSWLTPVRKKESIKQSSTRISTNNATSFTTPETQAIKNLSSSSSKKKVKIDLQKNTAQHTSDYRLQLKKSPAIPFDANRKPSVGVLKPSPMQSPVNPFYKQNFK